A genome region from Erigeron canadensis isolate Cc75 chromosome 3, C_canadensis_v1, whole genome shotgun sequence includes the following:
- the LOC122593046 gene encoding AAA-ATPase At2g46620 has translation MGFLILVFVIIFLLIFIRLFLYRTTLIYWVKKWGHWIEDRIHVHQSLKVPELTENNQENLFYRKIHTYLNSLSTIEDSDFTNLISGKKQNGVVLCLDDNQIIQDTFLGARLSWTNKVDNINQKKTFILKLKKKDKRRILQSYIQHIHRACEDIETRCKEIRLYMNTTTSSYRWKSVPLSHPATLETIAMDSDLKKKVKSDLESFLKSKQYYHRLGRVWKRSYLLYGPSGTGKSSFIAAIAKHLSYNIYDIDLSKVVTDSDLKMLLLQTTSKSIIVVEDLDRFITSSSSNLSLSGILNFMDGILNSCCGDEKLMVFTMNSKEKIDPSVLRPGRIDVHLYFPLINFNSFKTLASNCLGVKDHKLFPQVEEILLTGATMSPAEMSEIMISNRGSPGRALRSVITALQITGKNGMRVVQNDGVLGNEDTQTSNGNNNMFMMDGNCSVPVVKEIQKLYGLLRMKSGKKVGPSDQFSGSLDRSR, from the coding sequence ATGGGGTTTTTGATACTGGTGTTTGTTAtcatttttttgttaatatttataagattatttttatatcGAACGACTTTGATATACTGGGTTAAGAAATGGGGACATTGGATTGAAGACCGAATTCATGTCCATCAATCTTTAAAAGTCCCAGAACTCACAGAAAACAATCAGGAAAACTTATTCTACAGgaaaatacatacatacctGAATTCTCTATCGACAATTGAAGATTCCGATTTCACAAATTTGATCTCCGGGAAgaaacaaaacggtgtcgttttgTGTCTCGATGATAATCAAATCATTCAGGACACCTTTCTCGGCGCCCGTCTTTCCTGGACGAACAAAGTCGATAATATCAATCAGAAGAAGACATTTATTCTCAAGTTGAAGAAAAAAGACAAAAGGCGTATTTTACAGTCTTATATTCAACATATTCACAGAGCATGTGAAGATATTGAAACAAGATGTAAAGAGATTAGGCTATACATGAACACCACGACGTCGTCGTATCGCTGGAAATCCGTTCCGTTATCGCATCCGGCGACTCTGGAAACAATAGCGATGGATTCGGATCTGAAGAAAAAAGTTAAATCCGATTTAGAATCCTTTCTCAAATCCAAACAGTATTATCACAGATTAGGCCGTGTTTGGAAACGGAGTTATCTGTTGTACGGACCGTCAGGAACCGGCAAATCAAGTTTCATCGCAGCGATTGCCAAACACTTGTCTTACAATATTTACGATATCGATTTATCGAAAGTCGTAACCGATTCTGATTTGAAAATGCTTTTGTTACAAACAACAAGCAAGTCGATAATAGTCGTTGAAGATTTGGATCGGTTTATTACGTCATCATCATCGAATTTATCGTTGTCCGGAATTCTGAATTTCATGGACGGAATATTGAATTCGTGTTGCGGCGATGAGAAATTGATGGTTTTCACGATGAATAGTAAGGAAAAAATCGATCCGTCGGTGTTACGTCCCGGAAGAATCGACGTCCATTTATATTTTCCGTTGATAAATTTTAATTCCTTTAAAACGTTAGCTAGTAATTGTTTAGGTGTAAAGGATCATAAGCTGTTTCCGCAAGTTGAAGAGATTTTACTCACCGGAGCCACCATGAGTCCCGCGGAGATGAGTGAGATTATGATAAGTAATCGTGGATCGCCTGGCCGAGCTTTGCGGTCGGTTATAACAGCTTTGCAAATTACTGGTAAAAACGGAATGCGGGTGGTTCAAAACGACGGCGTTTTGGGGAATGAGGATACGCAGACGTCTAAtggtaataataatatgtttatgATGGATGGGAATTGCAGTGTGCCTGTTGTGAAAGAGATTCAGAAATTGTATGGATTGTTGAGGATGAAAAGTGGTAAAAAAGTTGGCCCCTCGGATCAGTTTTCCGGGTCGTTGGATCGATCAAGATGA
- the LOC122593851 gene encoding vegetative cell wall protein gp1 translates to MASQQGAPSRPWFRLATMVRPPPPPPPPAPSNQGPPPPRPPAFIRPTFTATAPQSTLVGPPPQPSPAQPPQQTSTPTPPPQQRDITPSPPRSTPTPQPSPPPPIRTNEVEPTTRDPPSKPPSPPPSTPPSPPKSQSTREITPPSSPTKTITKSPPPSPRATTNNVVTPPASPPSPRVQRAPLVSPPPPSPPKRFRFYTSPPSSPRRPPPMQLPEHPLPPSSPPRSTIETSATTKPLSPLVLPSSLKQKSYNDTPPEYMQKTMHVQEIKEKPMTTTTTSATGLLNARGTHTHNSTRSRPETTHKKHLDSEDAGGKNIITIAGENKGALMILTPFEEKKRESSHNIHISSRHNPATSSNNDDEKLLETDTKAKDKLLNHNNNNNQPNSLLKTAFLNSNVQGINNSILFSSSVNHHDPGIHLTLSAATKPGGGTTHDSTRSNNGQHGNII, encoded by the coding sequence ATGGCCAGCCAGCAAGGGGCTCCCTCCCGTCCGTGGTTTCGTTTAGCCACCATGGTCcgcccaccaccaccaccaccaccacctgccCCATCCAATCAAGGCCCTCCACCACCAAGGCCGCCAGCCTTCATTCGACCTACTTTTACCGCAACAGCTCCTCAATCCACCCTTGTCGGGCCTCCTCCACAACCTAGCCCGGCCCAACCACCCCAACAAACTAGTACCCCAACCCCACCACCTCAACAACGCGACATTACCCCCTCTCCTCCGCGATCCACCCCAACCCCACAACCATCACCTCCTCCACCAATTAGAACTAATGAGGTGGAACCAACAACACGTGATCCACCTAGTAAACCACCATCCCCACCCCCTAGCACCCCTCCATCACCTCCTAAATCGCAATCCACACGCGAAATAACCCCACCATCCTCTCCAACTAAAACGATAACAAAAAGCCCACCGCCGTCTCCACGGGCTACCACTAATAATGTGGTAACACCACCGGCATCCCCACCATCTCCCAGAGTTCAAAGGGCGCCTCTCGTTTCACCTCCACCGCCATCTCCACCCAAGAGGTTTCGTTTTTATACCTCACCACCATCCTCACCGCGTCGCCCTCCCCCAATGCAACTACCTGAACATCCATTACCACCATCTTCTCCGCCTAGAAGCACCATCGAAACCTCAGCCACCACAAAACCCCTTTCTCCGCTAGTACTCCCTTCTTCACTCAAACAGAAATCATACAATGACACACCTCCAGAATACATGCAAAAGACAATGCACGTTCaagaaatcaaagaaaaacccatgactactactactacttcaGCTACCGGTTTACTTAACGCCCGTGGGACTCACACCCACAACTCTACTAGAAGCAGACCCGAAACGACTCATAAGAAACATTTGGATTCAGAAGATGCAGGGGGGAAGAATATTATAACTATTGCAGGTGAAAACAAAGGGGCTCTCATGATTTTGACTCCTTTTGAGGAAAAAAAACGTGAGTCAAGTCACAACATTCACATCAGCAGTAGACACAATCCTGCCACTTCAAGcaataatgatgatgaaaaatTACTTGAAACAGACACAAAAGCAAAGGACAAGCTGCtgaatcataataataataataatcaaccAAACTCATTACTAAAGACCGCATTCCTGAATAGTAACGTACAAGGTATTAATAATTCTATTCTCTTCAGTAGCTCCGTTAATCATCATGATCCCGGTATCCACCTCACTCTCTCAGCTGCAACAAAGCCTGGCGGTGGTACTACTCATGATTCTACTCGTTCCAACAACGGCCAACATGgtaacatcatctaa